GGCGGGACGCCGTCCGACCACTCACGGCGAGGCCTTCGAGCACGGGGCATGGTGTGGGATTTGGGGGCAGCCGTCTTTGACACGGGGTTAACGCTGCAACGCGCCGGAAAAACAAATCTGGAGTCAGACTCTTGTTCAAGCACCGGGTGCTAGGTAGGGTTGACCCCTATGACCAGGCTAGATGCGCCCCTACCCGTGCGGCGTGGAAGACGAGCGACCGGTGCGTCGTGGATGACGAGCACCAGGCGCCGTGTGCcggggaggagagggaggagcACGGCCCGAGCTGCAAGATCCAGGCGCGAGGTTGCCGGATCTGCGGGCTCCGGATCTCTGGAGGCCGGATGAGGACGAGAAGGAtacggcggcagcggcggcggcgccgccgtACGCGCCCCTGCTCCTGGGTTTTTCTCGAAGAAGTTAGGTGAGATGGGGGAGAGAGAACTGACTAGTGGGTCGCTCGGTAGGTTTTTCAGGACACGAAACAAACAGGCCCAGGCAATTCTCACGGAGGCTCCCAGGGCACAGGTGTGATGCTGCGAGGATATTATCCACACACACATTTTGGCTACACAAATTCACTTTTGGCACGCTACGCTCCGCCGACGGATAGCTAGAAAACATCCACCACCTTGCTGACCGTTGGATGGACGCGAGGATGTCTATCTGATTAACCCACTCACAAACGCCACCTTCCATTTGCAACAAAGGCAGTGTTGCGAAACAAGTTCTGGTATTATAATGGTCATGTTAATAATTAGCCATTGTAGATGCCTCTGATAGTTTTGGTTAGCGGTAATCCTTATTTTATATTTTGAAGAATGGACAGAGTTTTATTGAGAAATGAAAGACACGTATTACTCCACTCTAAAATAAAAGAGGCACTTTTTGAATCATCTTTCATAGTGTTTGCGAAGTTCAAAGTGAATGGCCTTCCAAATAGAAAAACTCCGGGtcctctccctcccccttcctgtctcgccgccgccggcgaagCCGGGTGTGCACCAATGAGGGCGGCGGCAGGGCGTCTCTTTGGGCAACCTCCACCTTCTCCTTCCCTCCTCTTTAGGGCGTGGCGGTGCGCACCAGATCTGCGAGGCCCGGCGGCGCTCCACGGCGGGCGACGGGCGGGGCTCGGAGGCGGCGTGGATGCCCAGGTGTGCGGTGGGGAGGATGCGGTGTCGGCCGGGCTAGCGTGCCGGATCTGGGCGCCATGAGCCTGCGGGCTGCTGTCGTGGTCTTCCTCGCCGCGGGTGGTGCAGCACCCGCTGCTCATGGCGGGTGTGGCGATGGTGGATGGAGCCCCCGGCGGTCTCCCGGTGGTGGCGTCGATCCGTGTGGTGGCGGGGTTGGCGGGCGGAGGTGTGGCCGGTGGTTGCGTGTTCCAGCGGACCTACGGCTTGGTCCCGGTGGGCGGCGCGTGTTTGGGCAACGGCCCCGCGTGGTGGCTGCTCTGGTCATGGGCTACGGCGGCGGCAGGAGGTATGGTGGCCTCCCTGCTGCTTGGTGTCTACACGGCAGCTCGGCGGTTCCGGCTGGCTTCTCCGCCGGCGTCGGCTCGTTTGAAGGTGGACTGTTTCAGCCTTTGTCCCCTTTCCTCGGCGTCCGGGCGCTACTTTCGTCGAAGGGTGGGCTCTCCCCCAGTTGTGGTTCATCACTCATCCCGCACCCAGCAGCAGGACCGAACTCGTCTCACGCCCGATAGCAGGACCGGGCTCGTCTCATGCCCGGCAGCAGGACCATGCTCGTCTCGCACCCAGCGacaggaccgagctcgtctcgcacCCGGCGCCGAGGACAGGTTGATGGAGGCCAGTTTTGGCCGGCCTTTTGGGTCTCGGCACTGGAGGCCGCCCAGGGGTGCGAAAGGCAGGTCCTTTCCGCTCGTATCTTTGGTTGGGGCAGCGGCAGGGCTCGGGTGAGGTGGTGTCATGGTCTtggatgccggggcggcggccctagTGGTGGATCCGTGGTGCTCATGGGCAGAGCCCGTGGCTTGGTGCTGCCCGGTGCCACGACCGTGTGGGCGGCATGGTAGCCGGGATGTGGCGTGCGGTGGCGATGAGTTTGGGCGGGGTGAAAACCTGATCTATCTTTGGATggaccggcggcggcgaagctcgttcccttcttgaaggcgccctcgcggctctcattgcccgtcgtggtgctccaggggaaactctgatcctcggatcaggcggtggcggcgctccggtgtcGTTTCCTTCCTGAAGGCGCTACCTTGAAGCCCACGGCTCGTCAGATGTGGCTTCACTTCTACGCGATGACGTGTTCACGGCGGTAGCCCCCGACTGCTTTTGTAGTGCTAGGGATGATGTTGTTGCGCTCAGCGCCTATGTATCTTGCCTTGTGTGTGTGAGTGTGTTGTGGGGGTGTGCGTTTGTATGGGATGCCGTTTATCATTGCTTTGTATATAAAGCGGGCAGTGGCGAATCTACTAGGGGGGCTTTAACAGGCTTAAGCCCCCCCTCCAGCCTTGCAAAATAGTTTTTACTACTAGTTTAAGTGCCCAATGCAGTCATTTGTCACTCAAAAACTACATATATTCACATGGCACAGGCAGCCCAGCCCACCCTCCATTTTCTCTATAGATTCGACACTGAAAGcagggcgaaagcctttttcagCAATAGAAAAACTTGTACTGCTCTCCCTTTCATCCAAGTGAAAAGACCGTGCTTCTGCCAATTTCTTGGGAAAAAGAAAACAATTCATAAAATGTGCAAATATTAAGATCTAAGGAACTTGCAAGTTTATATTCCCGAGGAATAGTATGAAAACCATGGAATGACTGAAAGGAAAAATACAGACACTATGTTTGAATGGACCAGTTACATAATAGCCCAAATGCAACTATAAGGAGTTGCACTAATAAAAATCATAACACAAACTCATTAAAGTGTTCCACATGTACCGGTCTGTCTATAATGCAAGATGCTTAGAGATGTTATTAGAAAAATAAACTTATTTTTTATAAGTGCCAGCGCCTATTTGTAAAGCAGGGGTGTTTATTTAGGCACTCTGCTATAGAAATAAGCACCGGTGTTTACAAAATAATTTATTTTTATAAGAACCTCTTCAAGCACTTTCTATTGTAAGATTCTAGAAATATAAACCTTTCGTCGAAATCCGGAGCAACAGTTTACATAGAAAGCAACCTCATCAGACAAAAAAACATTCATACATATCCAGCATGGCTTTcgcaataaataaataaatctgCATGGACCCACCAAATAGATCAGGCACTAATCTTCCAGCCATCTCACAATCATCGTGGCACAAGTCCACAACAGCACACAATGAGCAGGCCAAACCAAGCTGATGATCATACCAAATCGACAACACACCCCTAAAAAAAACAGATCGACGACACAATTACTCTATAATTCAAGCAGCTCACACAACCACTCTCTCCGTCACCGATATGTGAGGAAGTAGATAGCCATCACCTCAGCCTGCAAGCCCACCAAAGCTGCTTGTCACAACCTCTTTGCTCTAGCTGTCGTCACCAGTACAAACCACAGGAAATTCTTTTGCAACACACCACTCATAGGGTAGCAAGTCACAGACTACTCCGGGAACACTTCGGCATGAACAACCATCCGAAACAAGTAGGGTCAATAGTTCAGCATTTATGTTGTAACATTTAGCAAAAAAATGAATCATAGACCCAAAAAGTGCTCTCTGAACCTCACAGGATGGACACAAATAAATAAGGGCACCTACAGAAACTATTGCGGAACAACGGGCGTGTAACCAGCTCAAGCTCAATGACCACCCGAGACAAAAACCAAGTTCAGCAGCCGGGGCCCGCAGCTTGCTCAGTAGAAAATAAATAGGACCCTAGAGCTCTCACCCTTCATACATGTCCACACCTGATGACCCAAGGTACAGACCACAGAAGGAAGTAGAATGACCAGCACATGAGCTTCAGCAGGGTACTGATATATACCTGGCTATATCGTATTACAGAGGGGAACAGAGCAGAACAGTGAGAGGAGCAGAAACTAGAAAGGACCGCAAGGGCCGGTGGCTGTAGTTATTTGTTCGCGCCACAATATACATAGCATTCTGTTCTTATTAGTTAAATATTTGATATAAGATTCTCAAGATAGGAGTAATCATACACTAGGACAAACAAGTATAGAGTCATTTTCTTCTCAATTCATCAGACTCGGAAGAATGGTAAATTATAACTAAGAACTTGAACTAAGAAGAACGGGAGAATATGTTGGAAATCATCACAAGCACAATATATTTATTTCATACAGCATAAATGAATAAAGATGATTTCAATGAAAGATCGTGTTTGGCAGAGGGTACAGATGGAATGAGAATGAATTGACAAAACATTCCTACAAAATGAATTACTAACCAGATTCAATCACTAAACAGTGAAGAGTTGGCCTAAGGGTGATCCTGGCAGCTATTTTTCAATACAAGGAATCATCATGCTAGTGTATTCTTCTGACCGTAGTAAGTGATAAGAGTAATTTCTGACATTTATACTGAAGTCTGGACCAGTAGCTTAGTTAATCAAAAAATTGTAACTGACAATGTGGTATAAGTGGGCATCAGATATCAAATTATGATGCCAAATGCTAAACAGACCAAAATTCTATCTACGAAACTCTATGAACTGATAGCTGTCAAACTTCAGAGCAAATGACCTATTGGAAATCTGAAACATCCCATCAGTGATAACCCAAAGCAGCATGGACCTGAAGCACATAACTAAAAATAGTTGGCACTCCACCAAAAAAACATAGTTGAGCAGAATACACAAAACAATATCGATCAGCACAAAAGGAATAATGCTCATGTCGTCAATTGCAAATTGTGGTATAAGCAACAAATACCAAATTATGATACCAAATGCTAGGCAGATCAAAAAATTATAATGGCAACTTTAGAACAAAGGAGCTATTGAAAGTTTGGAACATCCGATCGGTGATAACTGAAAGCATCGCCGATACTAACACAGAAGTAGAAATAGTTGTAGTCCACTAAAAATGCATAATTGGACATAATATTTCGCAGAACAGTTTAGATCGGCACAAAAGGCTCTATGCTCATGGCACCTAGTTGAAGCCACAATCTTTTCCCTGCTCTGAAGTTAATCCTCAACACCACCAATGTCTACTTCTTCCAGCAGAGAATCAGCAACTTCAAATAGAGTGTCATAATACGCACTACAATTTTGGAACATCGGGTTCCGTTGGTAAGCATCACATTCACACATATCAAAACTGTAGCAGACCACCACAGAACATGTTGAGATTCCCCTGCTCTGAAGCTTAAGCTAATACGCGACATAAGCAATTAACACTAGGAGAGTAAGAACAAAATGCTGCAGAAACTAAACCAAACATACTAGGGACCGAGTTTCGTATGCAAGTTTGCAGGGCTCGCCACGGCATCACCTCGATCGATCGCTAGTAGTTTCCGGTGAACAGCTCCAATCCGATCTGCGAGGAGACGTAGGCATCGGTGCAGGCGTAGTGGATCTGCTCGTCGGAGAGGCAGCAGGCGTCCCACGGGCCCATCGTAATCCGCCGTGGCTTCTCGATGGTAACCCCCAAGACTTGGCGCGCCAGGTCTTTCAGCCCGGCCTGGCGGAGCTCCGGGATGCCCATCTCCTCGGCCGCGACGCCGCGCAGGTCCTCCAGATTGCGTACCTGCAGATCGTAGTCCTGGGCCAGGCGATTGGCGTCCGCGGCCACGCCGACGCCGACGAACCAGAACTGGTTGTCCATGAGGAAGACCGACAGGGCGTCAGGGATGTAGTCGGCGTGgaggagctggaagatgaggcagcgctGGTCAATGCAGAGCTGCAGGAGCGCGGCGGGGTTCTGCACGCGGCTGTAGCTGGGACGCCACTCGACGTCGAGCCCGACGAGGATTTGGTTGGGGCAGCCGGCGTACATGGAGTACACCTCCTCGACCCAGTCCTCCACGGCCGCGCCGGAGGACGTCACGGTGGTGGTGATCACCTCCTCCCCGAAGGCAACGTCGGTGACATACGTGTCCCCCATACTGGATCGCCTCGTCCGGCTGCTGCTACTTCCAATCTCCGGTGCGCAAACGACAAGGGTAAAGTGTTCTCCTTTTTTTCGACAAGGGTAAACTGGGTTCACGATAGGGAAGGGAGTACACCGTGAGGATAGGGCGTCGGGTGGGCATCTCTGGTATAGCTGGCCTACTATACGGCAAAAAAAAAAATGATTGAAGTAAAAATTTGAGAAATCAAAAAGGTTTTTTCTTTGACACATTACAGACGTATACACTCAtacgcatgcatatatactcacTCTTATGAACGCATGCACACAtacctacccctatgagcacgtGTTGTAAggtgaaaccctagaggggatATTTTCACGCTTGAAGGGGAAAAAGAGAAAGAACACTCAAGAACACAAAGAGGAAGTCACTCAAATAAACCCAAATAACACATCCACTAGGGTAGCATACCCGAGATCCACAagcatacaagaacaattcaagaaaaatagcactagggtaaaagttcttcccactaggtgaggtcttgatatccacaagaggatcttctccaagaggagggcttgatctccaagaggaggaagatgagcaaagctctctctttGTCTATGTAATACTTTGCTATCCTCTAAATGAGCTAGATGAGGAGTACCTATAGGTTAGGGACGAAATACGAGGAAAACGGGGGCACAAGGGTCAATTTGCCCAAAATGCGCGCAGTCGAAggagtccgggcacccggggtaaaGTGGCCCGGGCACCCGGAGGAAGAGGCGCCAAGGAGGGCCGGGCACCCGGTGGTGGAgggtccgggcacccggaccggttagggggggcgcgccctcggGCCAGGGGAGGCGGGGCACCCGGGGGGTGAaagcccgggcacccggaccggtTAGGGGCCTCGCCCAGGGCGCGACTGTAGGGGGTCGAGCAACGGGGGAGGATGGTGCGGGCACCCAGGGGTGGAAGGTGTGGGTACCCGGGGTGTCCAGCGAGCCTGCGGTGCTTCGTGTCTTGGagctcttccttctcctccttcttgaggGCTCCATGTGTACTTGGAGATCCCTTCTTCATGATCTGCTCCTCGATACCTAGTCATGCACAAAGTCTCCGCTTGAGGTAGAAGTTGTTTCTCATATGAAATCAAAGGGAGCTCGAAGAGGAAAGAGGTTACCTTGGTTTCAATGGTACGTGTGCGAGCTCTCGTCATTGGTCCTCTTCGTGCTTGCGGTGGTGATGGAACGTCCATGGGGATGAacgagggatgctccgcatcatctcccccccttgggagagatccgtccacggatcgtaatcttcatcaccatgggaaaagagagggcgtcgccgtgtagaagtggacgaCCACCAAGCACTTATCATgttgaagctcgaaatgggcactctccaatgtcacACCGTCTtatgattccttcaaaaggagcaagtACAACAAACActtgaaaaaacaaatgtggttagcgttagtgcaaaaccaagcattcaagaggtgattcaccaaacaagtgtcgtcatcaagcATAACATATGGTGTGACAAGGGATTGTGACATGTCATGTAAGCACATAAATTGAGCAAAATCAAGGACATCATGGaaacaagcatgtaaatgtgaggtagcAATGCAAATGTGTGAgacaagagaataagcatctacctcaagctTATAGCAAGCATGCATAAGGCGCTCAACAAATGGTCTATGGTATGCATATGAAGCGCGCATTCACAACAACGAATAAATGAggtgtctaaacacatgggtcaagtgcaagacaatccaaacGAAACATGCATGGGGTGTAGTGAAtatagtgtggcactcaacacaatagaaagagcaattgttcatcatgtgtgaagCAATCAAGTCGTGCAAGCTAGTAGTTCGAAGATGTAACATACTGTAggtaatcatggcaatcatgtcatgtgtgcaagTAGTGGGCATAttgcaagcacgaacacaaagcaagatcaaggtatcatcataggcattgggcacaaagcaaacatggcaataacaagcaatatctccaccaagcttgcaaatacacatacaagtactagaatcaatcgtcatgtgtaatgcaaagcatggatcacaaatgcatggcaaaggcataggaatgagcatagcatgcaaagtgaacatgacAATATGGGCAAATGATACATAATGTACAAGAATccataaccatgtgagggccatgtagaaaATATGTGCGAAGTCCTTGCGCGAATGGAATGGTGGGAAGTGTAATCCATGTGATCCCAAATCATCATTGCTcactagagctcgttttgtcaaatCATGGGATTGTCaagttgacaagtattcatgagTACCTACATAAAACAAAGACAAAGGAAAAATTGTGTGCgcgtggtatatgtacacatcatccattatgacgcgcacgtgcatgtgttggttagcatAAAATATCCAATGCTTAAATAAATGAGTTGcatgatatagaaacatgtcatccatcatgaaatgATAATTATTGTGTTCAACATGATTGAGACGCAAATTATAGCAAGTGTGTGGCACAACGATAGAATTTTTATTCATGGGatgcatatggtgcacacaaTCATGGGGATCATGCAATTCATAGGATGTAGCAAAATATTCTAATGGGTAAGAGGAAACTATGGGGTCTCCTCATGAGAAATAACGGAAGCATAATATGGAGAAAAGTGACAACATGGCAAACAATGCAtgtccgaagctaggtggtcatggcaggacatatgagataaatgatgaaAGGGAagcatggtttagattatgaatatctagttagtacatcaaatgtactattatttgaaatcaacatcaagtgtattcaaaaaattgaattcgagttcatacggtacacatagttcatatctatctctatagtaatcatgtggtgtgttgttaaggtaatacacgaatgatggttgaagttggcaataatcatgattgtagattcttattcaaatagagaaacaaattcaaatttagttcaaattgcagcggtagtatagacatttggaatgcactaaaatgttggtatgagtagttTACATacattatacagccagcgaaaaaatttaattggacataacatggattcatagcttcgaatagcatttgtatagtaaaacgggataagactctctctttgtgtggtgtg
The Aegilops tauschii subsp. strangulata cultivar AL8/78 chromosome 3, Aet v6.0, whole genome shotgun sequence genome window above contains:
- the LOC109785567 gene encoding 3'-5' exonuclease, whose protein sequence is MGDTYVTDVAFGEEVITTTVTSSGAAVEDWVEEVYSMYAGCPNQILVGLDVEWRPSYSRVQNPAALLQLCIDQRCLIFQLLHADYIPDALSVFLMDNQFWFVGVGVAADANRLAQDYDLQVRNLEDLRGVAAEEMGIPELRQAGLKDLARQVLGVTIEKPRRITMGPWDACCLSDEQIHYACTDAYVSSQIGLELFTGNY